The Sphingopyxis sp. BE259 nucleotide sequence CGACCGCAGCCGCTGCGCTGGCTTCGTCGCGCAGCGGCCGGATGCCGCCGGTGACGATCGCCGTGCGTGTCCGGCTGAGCAGCCGCGCCGCCATCCAGCCCTGCGTCCCGTCGGGATCTTCGATCTTGCGCCAGGTTTCGAAACGCGCGACGACCTTGACCGGCAAATCCTTGCGCCGATATTCCCAGATCACCGGCACGTCGGGCGACGGCCCCTTGCGCATCCGCGCCTCGTCGACGCTGATCGACGCCCAATAGGGCAGCTTAACGGGGTCGGATTGTGCCGACGCCGGTCCCACAACGGCAAGGCTGAGCAAAATCACGGCGATTTTTCGGCTGGTCATCACCAACCCTTGTCAAAATCGGCGCGCATTATCAACCGGTCGCGGCGCGCAAACGCCGCATCGTCCACAGATTTGCTCGCGACGGCCCCTTGACCCCCGCCGCGCGCCGCGCTCTATCGGCGGCCATGCCCGATTCATCCCGCCCCAAACGCCCGCGCGTCATCGTCACCCGCCAGTTGATGCCGCATGTCGAGGCGCGCATGGCCGAATTGTTCGACGTTGCGCTGTCGGCGCATGACCACGCCTTCACCAAGGACGAACTGAAAGCCGCAGTCGCCGACTGCGACGTGTTCGTGCCGACGGTGACCGATGAAATCGACGCCGAGGTGCTGGCGGCGGCGGGCGAGCGATTGAAGCTGATCGCCAATTTCGGCGCCGGGGTCGATCATATCGATCTGGCCGCGGCGCGCGCCAAGGGCATCATGGTGTCGAACACCCCCGGCGTGTTTACCGAGGACACAGCCGACATGACGATGGCGCTGATCCTGTCGGTGCCGCGGCGGCTGGCGGAAGGCGAGAAATTGATGCGTTCGGGGCAATGGGCGGGCTGGGCGCCCAGCGCGATGCTCGGTCACCGCGTCGGCGGCAAATTGCTCGGCATTATCGGCATGGGCCGCATCGGGCTGGCGGTGGCGCGGCGCGCGCGCGCATTCGGCCTATCGATCCATTATCACAACCGCCGCCGCCTGCCCGAGGCGATCGAGGAGGAACTGGGCGCCAGCTATCACGCCAGTGTCGATACGCTGCTGCGGATCAGCGACATCGTCACCCTCCACTGCCCGCACACCGCCGAGACGCACGAGATGATCCATGCGGCACGGATCGGGTCGATGAAGCCGACCGCCTATTTGATCAACACCGCGCGCGGCGAGATCGTCGACGAAAAGGCGCTGATCGCGGCGCTCCAGACCGGGCGCATCGCGGGCGCCGGGCTCGACGTTTACACCCACGAACCCGCGGTCGACCCCGCGTTGCTGGCGCTCGACAATGTCGTGCTGCTCCCGCATCTGGGCTCGGCAACGATCGAGGGCCGCGAAGCCTCGGGCGAAAAAGTCATCGCCAACATCCGCGCCTGGTGCGACGGCCACCGCCCGCAGGATCAGGTGCTGGAGGGGTGGGCTTAGCGCATCACTGTTGGCGTCAGTTTTCCAACGCTCTGGATTGCTTCGTCGCTGCGCTCCTCGCAATGACGAAGCCTAAAAGAACTGCCGTCATTGCGAGCGAAGCGAAGCAATCCAGAGTGTCACTCGCTGCCATCGACGATCTGAAACCACAAATCCTGCCAGAGCGGATTGTCAGCTTCGATCAACGCGAGCTTCTTAGCCCGGCTTCCGGCTTTGATCTGCTTTTCGCGCGCGATGGCGGCTTCCATCTTGGCGTGGATTTCAAACCAGACAAGCAGCTTGCAGTCGTAACGCGTTGAAAAGCCGCCGAGGCCTTCGCGATGCTGCCATATCCGTCGAACGAGATGCCCTGTCACACCCGTATAAAGCGTTCCGTTGCGCCGACTGGCGACGATATAGACTGCTGGCAGGCGTTCGCGCATGGCCGCTCTGGATTGCTTCGCTTCGCTCGCAATGACGAGGGTTGTTAATCCCCCGTCAAAATCCGATCCACCAGTTGCTTCACTGTCGGGGTGAAGTTGTTCGAATAAAAGGGATCGGTCTTGAAATTGAATGCGGCGTGGCCCGCGAACATCAGATTTTGTTCGGGGTCGCCGCCGTGCGCGATGTCCTGCAACGTTTTCTGGATGCAAAAGCTGCGCGGGTCGGCGAGGTAGCCGGTGGTGTAATCGTCATGGTCCTTCCACGACGAAAAACCGCAATGCGACAGGCAGCCCATGCAGTCGGTCTGGTCCTTGCGGATCACCGCCTTGTCGGCGTCGGTCACGAACACCACCGTGTTGTCGGGGGTCTTCAGCGCCTCGGTATAGCCTTCGGCCGCCCAGTCGCGGGCGCGGGCCCGATCATGGGGGGTGACCCAGAAATTCTTGCCCTTTACCCCGACGTCGAGCTGGACGATATGATCGCCCGCTTCCTGCTTCGAATAGGGAATCTGGCGTTCCGACCGCGCTTCGAGGTCGCGCAAGAAGGGGGTGCGGACCGCGCTGGAGTAAAAGCCGGTCGGCGAGAAGCGGTGCAAAAGCACGTCGCCGTCGTCGAGGGTGCGAAGGCGATCCTTCCACGCCTGCGGGATCGGGCTTTCCTCGGTGAGCAGCGGCCGGGTGCCGTACTGGAACACGATCTGGCCCAACTCGGGATTGTCGATCCAGTTTTCCCAGTCGCGCAGATACCACACGCCGCCCGCCATCACGATCGGCACCGTATCGGCGATCCCCTCGGCGCGCATCGTTTCGCGCACCGCGGCGACGCGCGGATAAGGATCCTGCGGGACTAGTGGATCCTCGGCATTCGACAGGCCGTTGTGGCCGCCTGCCAACCAGGGGTCTTCGTAAACCACCGCGCCCAGCAGATGCGGCACCTTATGATAGGCCCGCTTCCACAGCGCGCGAAAGGCGCGCGCCGAGCTGATGATCGGCAGATACATGACATTGTGGCGCTCGGCGATTTCGCTGAGCTTGTACGGCATCCCGGCGCCGCAGGTGACCCCGGCGACCATGCCCTTGGTCCGCGCCAGCACGCCTTCCAGAATCTGCTGCGCGCCGCCCATTTCCCACAGCACGTTGATGTTGATCGCACCCTTGCCGCCCGACACCTCATAAGCGCGTTCAACCTGGGCCACCGCGCCTTCGATGCCGTATTGGATCAGCTCTTCGTGGCGCTCGCGCCGGGTCAGCGCATTGTAAACCTGCGGGATGATCTTGCCCTCGGCGTCATAGCTGTCGGCGTTGACCGCAGACACGGTGCCGATGCCGCCCGCCGCGGCCCACGCGCCGCTCGACATATGGTTGGTCGCCGACACGCCCTTGCCGCCCTCGACCAACGGCCAGACTTCGCGTCCGCCGTAAAGGATGGGCTTCAATCCTTTGAACATTTTAGATCTCTTTCTCTCCACCGGCCGTCCATTTTTCAGCCAGTCCCCGTGCCGGTTCCGTAAGCGGAAGCGCGCGGCGAAAGTCAATGGTTCCGCCGCTGGCTAACCCGTAAACAGGCGGCGCCCGGCCAGCGCCCGACCATAGAGATTTTCATACGCCGCGACCATCGCCGATTCATCGAACTGCTCAGCGGCAACGCGCCGGTTCGCGGCGCCGATCCGGCCACGCAGGGCAGGATCGGTGGCAACTTCCGCCAGCGCCGCTCGAAAGCCGGCTTCATCGGCAGCAATAAAGTTCTGGTTGTCGGGCGCGACCATCGCCGCAACATCGCCGACTTCAGGACTGACGACGGGCAGCCCCGCCGCCATCGCCTCGATCACCGCAATCGGCGCCTGCTCGCTCGCCGATGATAGCGCCAGCAAGTCGAAATGGCCGATCCAGCGCGCGGGCTCGGCCATAAAGCCTGGCATCACCAGTCGGTCAGCGATCCCGCCTGCCGCCGCTTCCGCCACGATCGCCGCGCGCTCCGGTCCTTCGCCGACGATCACCAATCGGACGTCGTTCGGTAATGTCGCAACCGCGCGCACTAGCCTCGGCAAATCCTTGACTTTGCGCAGCCCGGCCACCGTCCCGATCACGACCTCCCCCGCACGCCGCTCCAGCCCCGGGATCGCCAACGAAGGCGCCGCGCCATAAGTCGCAGTGTCGATGCCGTTGCGGATCACCACCGTCCGCCGCCGCGCCCGCCACTCGTCGGCGGCGATCCGTTCGAGCAGCGTCGACGGCACCACCAGCGCCTCGGCGGTCGGCAGCGCGAGGCGGCGAAAGCCATTGCGTTTCCAGTTGCGCCGGACACTCTCGTCTTCGTTGAACCCGTCCTCGTGGTGGATCAGCGGCGGCAGGTCGCGGAACGGCGCGAACACCCGGTGCGCCATTACCCCATCCATCGCCCCCCAATTATAGCTGAGCACCAGGTCGAATTGCTGCATGTAGCGCGCAAGGTCGCGATAGCGGGCGGGGCCGGGCTTGCCATAGAGCGGCGGGGCATCGGCGGGAAATGCGACGTCTATCTTCGGATCGATTGCGTCGCGGGCGCCCATCGCCTCCGGCACCGCCGACAGGATCGTGTGGCGCGCGCGCGGTCCCATCAAATTCATCAATCGGACGGCGCGGGCCTCCTTCCCACCCAGCGAGAAGCTGGAATGCAGGTGCAGCAGGCGCATGGGAGCCGTTGCGCCGGTCACGCGGTGGGCAGTTCCGCCACCCAGGCGTCGATTGCCCCGCGGGCTTCGGGTTCGTCCAGCGTCGGCGCATGGCCGACCCCTGGCACCTCGACCAACCGAGCGTGCGGCAGCCCTGCGACCATCTTTTCTCCCGCCGACCGCGCCAATATATCGGACAATTCGCCGCGCAGGATCAACAGCGGCACATCGCCCAGCGCGCGGTACACCGGCCACATATCGAACGCCGCCTCGCCGCCGGTAACGCGCAGCGGCGCCGCGATTTGCTTGTCATAATCACTGACGATCCTGCCTTCGGGGGTCAACCGGTGCGTCCGCTTGGTCAACCGCAGCCAGTCATGGATTTCATAGCTGGGGTAAACCGCCCGGTTGAGTTCGGAATAGCTGCGCGCGGCGTGCATCCACGTCGGCTGGCTGCCGCCTGCCCCGATATAGTCGCGGATCCGATCAAGCCCGGCGGTCTGGAGTTCTGGTCCGACGTCGTTTAGCACCGCGCCGATCAGCCGTCCCGGCAGCGTCGCCGCCATCAGCATCGATACGAGCCCGCCCAGCGAGGTGCCAATCGTCGCAAAACGATCGATTGCCATGTCGTCGAGCAGTGCGACAACATCCTGAACATAGGTCAGCGGGACATAGGTCATCGGATCCTTGGCATAAGCGCTTTCGCCGCGGCCGCGGAATTCGATGACGATCGTCTTGCGCACCTGCGCGACATGCGGCGCCAGCAGCTCGAAATCGCGGGCGTTGCGCGCGAGTCCCGGCATGCACAGCACCGGCGGCACGCCCTCGCTGCCTTCTGGCCCCGCATAGACGCGCGCATGCAGCCGCACACCGTCGCCCGACCACCAATATTGGTCGGACCAGTCGCGGCGGCTGTCCTGTTTCGCTAAAATGGCGCGTTCCCCTTGTCGATGCGCGGTCGATGCCGACCCTGTCTATCGCCACCATACTGCCCGGTGCAAGCAATCCGTCGCGCCAAACCGTGGCGCAGGTTGCCGCCACCGGCTTTCGCCGATAAGACCGGGGCGACCATGAGTGACACCCTGCTTTCCTTCGAACCCGCAACCGGTGAAGAGCTGTGGCGCGGCACGGTCAGCAATGTCGATGACGAGGTCGCCATCGCGCGGGGCGCCTGGCCCGAATGGGCGGCCAAAGCCGTCACCTTCCGCACCGAAACGCTGCGCCGCTTTGCCGATCGCGTCAAAGCCGAAGCCGACGTGCTCGCTGACCTGATCGCGCGCGAAACTGGCAAGCCGCTGTGGGAAGCGCGCACCGAGGTCGAATCGGTCGCGAACAAGGTCAATATCTCGGTCACCGCTTATGCCGAACGCACCCCGAACCGTCGGATCGAAGGCGCAATGGGGCTGCGCAACGCGGTGCGCCACAAACCGCATGGCGCGCTGGCGGTGCTCGGCCCGTATAATTTCCCCGCCCATCTGCCCAACGGCCACATCGTTCCGGCGCTAATCGCGGGCAATTCGGTGTTGTTCAAGCCGTCGGAAAAGACCCCCGCGGTCGGCGCCAAGCTGGTCGAACTGTTCCACAGCGCCGGGGTGCCGACCGATGTCCTGCGGCTGATTATCGGCGGCCCGGAGACCGGCAAGGCGCTGGCGGGGCATCAGGGCATCGACGGCCTGCTATTCACCGGCTCGGCGCGCACGGGTCTAGCCCTAAATCGCCAGTTTGCCGACCAGCCGGGCAAGCTGCTGGCGCTGGAGATGGGCGGTAACAATCCCATCGTTGTCTGGGACACCGCCGACATCCGCACCGCGGCGATCATCGTCGTGCAATCGGCGTTCCTCAGCGCCGGGCAGCGGTGCAGCAATGCACGGCGGCTGATCGTCCGCGACAGCCTGGCGGATGGGTTGATCCAAGAGGTCCGCGACCTGACCAACCGTTTGATCGTCGATCATCCCCACGCCGACCCCGCGCCCTATATGGGGCCGGTGATCGATAATGAGGCGGCCGACGGCCTGACCGAAAGTTTCCTGATCCTGATGTCGAACGGCGGTCAGGTGATCCGTCACATGACCCGGCCGGTTGCTGGACGCCCATTTCTGACCCCCGGCATCATCGATGTGACCGCAATGCCCGAACGCCCAGACATCGAACTGTTCGGCCCGCTGCTCCAGGTCATCCGCGTCGACAGTTTCGAAGCCGCGATTGCCGAGGCGAACAACACCGCTTTCGGCCTGTCGGCGGCGCTGATCGGTGGAACACCGCAGCTGTACGATCAATTCTGGGCCAATGCCCGTGCCGGGGTGATCAACTGGAACCGCCCGACCAACGGCGCCTCATCGGCGGCGCCGTTCGGCGGCGTCGGGCTTTCAGGCAATCACCGCCCCAGCGCCTTCTATGCCGCCGATTATTGCGCCTATCCGGTTGCGAGCGCGGAAAGTGACGCGCTGCGCGCGTCGATCGGAGTTGGCCTGCGCGATCCCGAGGGCTCGCGATTGATTCCGAAGAATTACAATTAGACAATAGACCCCGGCGCAAGTCCGGGACGACGATGAAGAGGGGCAATTTTACCTTCATCAGCGTCAATAAAGCCTGCTTTGCCATTCGGCGGGTGCGCTATCATCTAGCGTGCATGGAAAAGACTCTCCCCCTTGCCGGAAAATTGTGGCTCGTTGGCGCCGGTCCGGGCGATCCCGACCTGCTAACGCTGCGCGCCGCGCGGCTGTTGGCGAGCGCCGATCTCGTCGTCCATGACGGGCTGGTCGGCGACGGCGTGCTCGCGCTGATCCCGCGACATGTCGAGCGGATCAGCGTCGCCAAACAGCGCAGTCGCCACACGATGAAGCAGGAGCTGATCAACGAATTGCTCGTCCGCGAGACGGTGGCCGGGAAACAGGTCGTGCGGCTCAAAGGCGGCGACCCGTTCATCTTCGGGCGCGGCGGCGAAGAACTCGACGCAGCACGTGAAGCCGGTGTGGCTTGCGAGGTCGTCCCGGGCATCACCGCCGCCGCAGGCTGCGCCGCGCAGGCGGGCCTCCCCCTCACCCATCGCGACGACGCCAGCGCGGTCAGCTTTGTCGCCGGACAATGCAAGGATCTGTCCGATCAGGATTGGTCGGGGCTTGCGGGCCACGGCCGCACCCTGGTCATCTATATGGGTATCGCCACCGCGACCGCGATCGCCGACAAGCTGATCGCCGACGGCGTATCACCCGACCTGCCCGTCGCGGTGATCGAGCGCGGCACCACCGCCGACGCGCGCGTCCTGCGCACGCTGCTCACCGACCTCGGTGACCTCGTCGCACGCGAAGCGGTAAAAAGCCCGGCGCTGATCATCGTCGGCAAGGTCGCGGCGCGCGCCGACGCGCTCGACTGTCTCGGCGCCCCCGGCGTTGCCGCAAAGATAAGGGATTTCACATGAAACTGCTGACCGGCAACGACCTGAAAACAGGATTTGTCACCTGGTGGACCGGCGCCGACTGGTCGCTGCATATCGAGGACGCCGCCGATGTCGGCGAGCATGGCGAGGCGATCCTGGCGGTCGAGGACGCCGCGCGCCGGGTCAACGCCCCCTATATCATCGCCGGTGAGTTGACCGCCGATGGCCCGCGCCCCGCGCATATCAAGGACCGCATCCGCGCGCTTGGCCCGACGGTGCGCCCCGACCTGACATTGAAACCCGCCGATCCTGCGGCCGGCGACTGGGTGATCTGATGAGTTTCATCCCAACATCCGATCGTGCTGAGGAGCCCCCTTCGACTGCCTGCCTGCGGCAGTCGCTCAGGACAGGATTGAGCTCGTCGAAATGGCGTCTCGAAGCACCCAAGCGCAACGTCCTTCGAGACGGGTCTTTGCCAAGGCTCAGCCCCTCCTCAGGACAAACAGAAATTTTTGGCGGGATCCGATATGTATAAATATGACGAATATGACCAGCAGATGGTCGATGCCCGCGTTGCCGAATTTGCCGATCAGGTGAAGCGGCGCCTCGCCGGTGAAATCACCGAGGATCAGTTCAAGCCGCTACGGCTGATGAACGGTCTCTATCTCCAGCTCCACGCCTATATGCTGCGCGTTGCGGTGCCCTATGGCACCCTCGACGGCCGTCAAATGCGGATGCTCGCCCACATCGCGCGCAAATATGACCGCGACTATGGCCATTTCACCACCCGCCAGAATATCCAGTATAACTGGATCAAGCTCGAAGACGCGCCCGCGATTCTCGCCGATCTCGCGTCGGTCGAAATGCACGCGATCCAGACCAGCGGCAATTGTATCCGCAATATCAGTTCCGACCAGTGGGCGGGCGCCGCCGCAGACGAGCTGACCGATCCGCGGCCATGGGCCGAGCTGCTCCGCCAATGGTCGAGCTTCCACCCCGAATTCAGCTATCTGCCGCGCAAGTTCAAGATCGCGGTGATCGCCGCCGACGAAGATCGCGCAGCAATGCGGCTTCACGACATCGGGATCCAGATCGTCGAACGCGACGGCGTTCACGGCGCCGCTTTCTATGTCGGCGGCGGCATGGGCCGCACCCCGATGATCGCGCCGCTGATCAAGGATTTCGTGCCGCTCGACGATCTGCTGAGCTATGCCGAGGCGTGCCTGCGCGTGTACAACCGCTATGGCCGCCGCGACAATATCTACAAGGCGCGGATCAAGATCCTGATCCACGAGCTGGGCGCCGACGAATATCGCCGCCAGGTCGACGAAGAATGGGCGCATGTGAAGTCGCTCGGGATCGACCCGCCCAAGGCTGAGTTCGACCGCATCGCGGCGCAATTCGCCATGCCTCCGCTCGACGCCAGCGCGCCCGATGCCATCGACCGCAGCGACCCCGACTTCGCGGTCTGGGTCGATCAGAATGTCGCCGCGCACAAGGTGCCGGGCCACGCGATCGTCAACATCAGCCTGAAACCCGTCGGCGGCATCCCCGGCGATGCCTCGTCGGCGCAGATCGACCTGATGGCCGACCTCGCCGAACGCTACAGCCACGACGAACTGCGCGTCACCCACGCGCAGAACATCGTGCTGCCGCATGTCCGCAAGGCCGACCTGTTCGCGATCTGGCAGGCACTCGACGCCGCGGGGCTGGCGACGCCGAACCTCGACCTGATCAGCGACATCATCGCCTGCCCCGGCCTCGATTATTGCAGCCTTGCCAACGCCCGCTCGATTCCGGTCGCGCAGAAAATCGCGACGCGCTTCTCTGACCTTGGCCGCCAGAAAGAACTGGGAGAGCTCAAGCTCAAGATTTCGGGCTGCATCAACGCTTGCGGCCATCACCATGCCGGTCACATCGGCATCCTGGGCGTCGACCGCAAAGGCACCGAAAATTACCAGCTGCTGCTCGGTGGATCGGGCGCGGAAGACGTGTCGCTCGGCACGATCACCGGCCCCGGTTTCGACGAGGACGGCATCGTCGATGCGATCGAGCGCGTCACCGACAAATATCTGGCCGAACGCACCGACGGCGAACGGTTCGTCGATACCTATCGCCGCGTCGGCATGGCCCCGTTCAAGGAGGCGATCTATGGTTGAGCATCTGCAAGCCGACGGCGAAGAACCCTGCGTCACCCTCGACGCTTTTCTCGAACAGTCGAATGCGACCGCGGTGCGGCTCGAATCGGATGAGGACGCGCGCGCGCTGATCCCGCATCTCGACCGGCTCGCGCTGATCGAGGTCGCCTTCCCGAAATTCCGCGACGGCCGCGGCTATTCGTCGGCGCGCATATTGCGCGAGGCGGGCTACACCGGTGAACTGCGCGCGCAAGGCGACGTGCTCGTCGATCAGATCGGCTATCTGAAGCGTTGCGGCTTCGATACATTCGCGCCCGAAAAATCGCTCAACCCCACCGATGTCGAGGCGGCGCTGTCGCGCTGGCCCGAACATTATCAGGGCGCCGCCGACGGCGCAGTGCCGATCTGGAAACTGCGGCATGGGTAAACCACAGAAATCCGTTCGTGCTGAGGAGGGGCAAAGCTTGGCGAAGACCCGTCTCGAAGCACCGCTAGCAGTCCTTCGAGACGCCGTTTCGACAGGCTCAACGGCTCCTCAGAACGAACGGAAGAATGTCACCCAAGATCGAACCCGCGACCGCATCGACGTCGCGCCGCGCTTCACCGACGCCGACGTCATCCGCCTGAACAATCTGTTCCGCGGCCAGGACGCCGCCGAGGTGGTCGCCAGCGTCGTCGGCGCGGGGCTGCTCGGCGACACCGCGATCGTTTCCAGCTTTGGCGCCGAAAGCGCGGTGCTGCTGCACCTGGTGGCACAGGTCGCGCCCGATATGCCGGTGCTATTTCTCGACACCGGCAAGCATTTCCCCGAAACTTTGGTGTATCGCGACACGCTGGCGGCGCGGCTGGGGCTCAACATCATCAACCTGACCCCCGATCCAGAGGATCTGGCGGCGAAGGACGCCACCGAACTGCGCTGGTCCTACGACCCCGACGGCTGCTGCGACATCCGCAAGGTCAAGCCGCTGGAAAAGGCGATGGCGGGGT carries:
- a CDS encoding SH3 domain-containing protein, with translation MTSRKIAVILLSLAVVGPASAQSDPVKLPYWASISVDEARMRKGPSPDVPVIWEYRRKDLPVKVVARFETWRKIEDPDGTQGWMAARLLSRTRTAIVTGGIRPLRDEASAAAAVAYRAEPGVVGRITECAEGWCRFDVKGRGGWIQTDHIWGD
- a CDS encoding D-glycerate dehydrogenase, yielding MPDSSRPKRPRVIVTRQLMPHVEARMAELFDVALSAHDHAFTKDELKAAVADCDVFVPTVTDEIDAEVLAAAGERLKLIANFGAGVDHIDLAAARAKGIMVSNTPGVFTEDTADMTMALILSVPRRLAEGEKLMRSGQWAGWAPSAMLGHRVGGKLLGIIGMGRIGLAVARRARAFGLSIHYHNRRRLPEAIEEELGASYHASVDTLLRISDIVTLHCPHTAETHEMIHAARIGSMKPTAYLINTARGEIVDEKALIAALQTGRIAGAGLDVYTHEPAVDPALLALDNVVLLPHLGSATIEGREASGEKVIANIRAWCDGHRPQDQVLEGWA
- a CDS encoding GIY-YIG nuclease family protein: MRERLPAVYIVASRRNGTLYTGVTGHLVRRIWQHREGLGGFSTRYDCKLLVWFEIHAKMEAAIAREKQIKAGSRAKKLALIEADNPLWQDLWFQIVDGSE
- a CDS encoding nitronate monooxygenase, which codes for MFKGLKPILYGGREVWPLVEGGKGVSATNHMSSGAWAAAGGIGTVSAVNADSYDAEGKIIPQVYNALTRRERHEELIQYGIEGAVAQVERAYEVSGGKGAININVLWEMGGAQQILEGVLARTKGMVAGVTCGAGMPYKLSEIAERHNVMYLPIISSARAFRALWKRAYHKVPHLLGAVVYEDPWLAGGHNGLSNAEDPLVPQDPYPRVAAVRETMRAEGIADTVPIVMAGGVWYLRDWENWIDNPELGQIVFQYGTRPLLTEESPIPQAWKDRLRTLDDGDVLLHRFSPTGFYSSAVRTPFLRDLEARSERQIPYSKQEAGDHIVQLDVGVKGKNFWVTPHDRARARDWAAEGYTEALKTPDNTVVFVTDADKAVIRKDQTDCMGCLSHCGFSSWKDHDDYTTGYLADPRSFCIQKTLQDIAHGGDPEQNLMFAGHAAFNFKTDPFYSNNFTPTVKQLVDRILTGD
- a CDS encoding glycosyltransferase family 4 protein, translated to MRLLHLHSSFSLGGKEARAVRLMNLMGPRARHTILSAVPEAMGARDAIDPKIDVAFPADAPPLYGKPGPARYRDLARYMQQFDLVLSYNWGAMDGVMAHRVFAPFRDLPPLIHHEDGFNEDESVRRNWKRNGFRRLALPTAEALVVPSTLLERIAADEWRARRRTVVIRNGIDTATYGAAPSLAIPGLERRAGEVVIGTVAGLRKVKDLPRLVRAVATLPNDVRLVIVGEGPERAAIVAEAAAGGIADRLVMPGFMAEPARWIGHFDLLALSSASEQAPIAVIEAMAAGLPVVSPEVGDVAAMVAPDNQNFIAADEAGFRAALAEVATDPALRGRIGAANRRVAAEQFDESAMVAAYENLYGRALAGRRLFTG
- a CDS encoding alpha/beta hydrolase, translated to MRLHARVYAGPEGSEGVPPVLCMPGLARNARDFELLAPHVAQVRKTIVIEFRGRGESAYAKDPMTYVPLTYVQDVVALLDDMAIDRFATIGTSLGGLVSMLMAATLPGRLIGAVLNDVGPELQTAGLDRIRDYIGAGGSQPTWMHAARSYSELNRAVYPSYEIHDWLRLTKRTHRLTPEGRIVSDYDKQIAAPLRVTGGEAAFDMWPVYRALGDVPLLILRGELSDILARSAGEKMVAGLPHARLVEVPGVGHAPTLDEPEARGAIDAWVAELPTA
- the astD gene encoding succinylglutamate-semialdehyde dehydrogenase; the encoded protein is MSDTLLSFEPATGEELWRGTVSNVDDEVAIARGAWPEWAAKAVTFRTETLRRFADRVKAEADVLADLIARETGKPLWEARTEVESVANKVNISVTAYAERTPNRRIEGAMGLRNAVRHKPHGALAVLGPYNFPAHLPNGHIVPALIAGNSVLFKPSEKTPAVGAKLVELFHSAGVPTDVLRLIIGGPETGKALAGHQGIDGLLFTGSARTGLALNRQFADQPGKLLALEMGGNNPIVVWDTADIRTAAIIVVQSAFLSAGQRCSNARRLIVRDSLADGLIQEVRDLTNRLIVDHPHADPAPYMGPVIDNEAADGLTESFLILMSNGGQVIRHMTRPVAGRPFLTPGIIDVTAMPERPDIELFGPLLQVIRVDSFEAAIAEANNTAFGLSAALIGGTPQLYDQFWANARAGVINWNRPTNGASSAAPFGGVGLSGNHRPSAFYAADYCAYPVASAESDALRASIGVGLRDPEGSRLIPKNYN
- the cobA gene encoding uroporphyrinogen-III C-methyltransferase; this encodes MEKTLPLAGKLWLVGAGPGDPDLLTLRAARLLASADLVVHDGLVGDGVLALIPRHVERISVAKQRSRHTMKQELINELLVRETVAGKQVVRLKGGDPFIFGRGGEELDAAREAGVACEVVPGITAAAGCAAQAGLPLTHRDDASAVSFVAGQCKDLSDQDWSGLAGHGRTLVIYMGIATATAIADKLIADGVSPDLPVAVIERGTTADARVLRTLLTDLGDLVAREAVKSPALIIVGKVAARADALDCLGAPGVAAKIRDFT
- a CDS encoding DUF2849 domain-containing protein; this encodes MKLLTGNDLKTGFVTWWTGADWSLHIEDAADVGEHGEAILAVEDAARRVNAPYIIAGELTADGPRPAHIKDRIRALGPTVRPDLTLKPADPAAGDWVI
- a CDS encoding nitrite/sulfite reductase, producing the protein MYKYDEYDQQMVDARVAEFADQVKRRLAGEITEDQFKPLRLMNGLYLQLHAYMLRVAVPYGTLDGRQMRMLAHIARKYDRDYGHFTTRQNIQYNWIKLEDAPAILADLASVEMHAIQTSGNCIRNISSDQWAGAAADELTDPRPWAELLRQWSSFHPEFSYLPRKFKIAVIAADEDRAAMRLHDIGIQIVERDGVHGAAFYVGGGMGRTPMIAPLIKDFVPLDDLLSYAEACLRVYNRYGRRDNIYKARIKILIHELGADEYRRQVDEEWAHVKSLGIDPPKAEFDRIAAQFAMPPLDASAPDAIDRSDPDFAVWVDQNVAAHKVPGHAIVNISLKPVGGIPGDASSAQIDLMADLAERYSHDELRVTHAQNIVLPHVRKADLFAIWQALDAAGLATPNLDLISDIIACPGLDYCSLANARSIPVAQKIATRFSDLGRQKELGELKLKISGCINACGHHHAGHIGILGVDRKGTENYQLLLGGSGAEDVSLGTITGPGFDEDGIVDAIERVTDKYLAERTDGERFVDTYRRVGMAPFKEAIYG
- a CDS encoding DUF934 domain-containing protein, coding for MVEHLQADGEEPCVTLDAFLEQSNATAVRLESDEDARALIPHLDRLALIEVAFPKFRDGRGYSSARILREAGYTGELRAQGDVLVDQIGYLKRCGFDTFAPEKSLNPTDVEAALSRWPEHYQGAADGAVPIWKLRHG
- a CDS encoding phosphoadenylyl-sulfate reductase → MDVAPRFTDADVIRLNNLFRGQDAAEVVASVVGAGLLGDTAIVSSFGAESAVLLHLVAQVAPDMPVLFLDTGKHFPETLVYRDTLAARLGLNIINLTPDPEDLAAKDATELRWSYDPDGCCDIRKVKPLEKAMAGFDASITGRKGFQSSTRQGLPRFELDGTTGRLKFNPLANWTRADLDAYFDAHDLPRHPLESQGYPSIGCSPCTSKVQPGEDPRSGRWRGWDKTECGIHEAVSPIGDDPANDPAF